The stretch of DNA GCGTGCGCGGGCCTGTGCGATCGCCAGCAGCGCTTGGCGGCTGATCGGGTTGCCCGGCATCACCGGCCGCACGTGGGTGTCGTAGCGGCAGTCGTAGGCCACCGGAACCGTCCAGTGTGTCCAGCGCTCAAGGCGGCCGGTCCAGCACGGCACACCCGCATACGGGACATCGCCGAGATCGAGGGCGATCGCCGCCGCAGTCGCGGCGTGCGTCCGCCGGCGGCGCTCATGATCGGCGGCCGCCAATCGCGCCGCCCACGGCCGCGTGCGAACCACGCCGCGACGCGGCAGAGCACTCGTACATCCGCGATATACGCGGCCAATTCCTGAATCTGAGATGTCACGGTGCGCGTCCTCTGGAATCAGATTCGGGTATGCGCTACCGTGAGACGAGTCGTCCAAGACACGTCCCTTCGGGGAAGCGGAAACCCTCGGTGCCAGCCGGGGGTTTCGCCGTTTTATTGACTTGTCACATCTGCCTCGACGCCACGCAAGTAAGCAGCGAGCTGCTTGTCGAGGCGGGGGTGATCACATCGCCAGCGGCAGAGCCTCCTTATCGAGTTCACGAATCAGCTCGGGGTGGCCTACGTGTCGCGCTAAGACGTCAGCGACGTACTGGCCCATAGGAATTCCACGCTCGGCGGCCTCGCGCTTCACGATGTCGTAGACGACACGATGAGGCCGAGCCATGATCTGAGCGCGGTCGCCTTTGTGTGTGCAGCGCGATTGGGCCATGGTTGGAAACGATGCCAGTGGACACGGTTGTTATCTGATAACGACACGCATTCGGCGTGATCTTTTTGTGATCAGACGGTGCACAGTAAGGCCGCTGGCGTGATCAGTTGACGAAGAAACGCAGCGAGATCGGTTGTGGCGGCGGCGGCTTGGTCGTCAAGAAATTCAAGCGCGGTGGCGGTGTAGGTGTGGAAGTAGTCGCCGCGCACTTGGTAGCGCCCGTTCGGGAGTTCGACAGCGTCCCAGATCCGGTCGTCATCGGCGGCCTGGTCGATGTAGCGGACCCGCCGGCTGTCGGTAGCACGATGAAATGCGTGGGCTGCCTCCAGGATTGGTCGGGTGAGGTCGTCGACGATGAGTTGTTCGGGTCCGGTGAGTGTGCGGCCGTTGGGGTCGTAGCCGAGGTACCAGTCGGTGCGCTGGTACCAGCGCTGTGCGTCGGGCCCGCTGTGGCGGTGGCGTTCGGCCTGGGCTTGGGTGAGGCAGCGATCGATGATCGCGCCGTGGCGATCGACCAGCTGCCACCCGCCGTATTCGCGGTGTGGTAACACTTGCCAGGTTGCGGGTGAGTTCGAAAAGTGCGCTCGGACAGCGTCTTCGAATACGGCAAGACTCATAGCGGCACCCTCCCGACGAATACAAACGCGTTAGTCAAGACAGTCTTGACTGTAGGTGTATCCGACGAGGTAGTCAAGGCTGTCTTGACTTGTGTGATGGAATAACCGGTGTGGACGAAGACGAGGCGCTGGCCGAGCTGGTGCGCGCGCATGCCGATCTGGCGCGTCTTGACGAGGAAAGCGCTGATGCGCGCGAGCGGCGCCGACAGGCGGCGCGGCGCCTGGTGGAGTCCGGTCGTGGTACGACGTGGATTGCTGCCCAGTTGGGTGTGACCAAGCAGGCCGTGGATGGGTTTTTGCGGTACAAGGAGCGCAAGCAGCGGTAGCCTCACGCGGGCCAGGCCAAATAGCGACGTTATGTTGTTGTGCTAGCGGAGAATTGGCAGCATGGACGAGGATTTGCTCCCGATCCGGCGGGTGACCGAGATGTTAGGTCGGCATTTGCGTCTGCCGGCGGGTTGGGATGACGCAGAGCGCCAGGAGTTCGTTGACGAGGCGGCCGAGCAGGTTGCGCTGAGAGTGGCTGAGCTGGCCGATGAGTGGGCCGATCGGGCGGTGACGGAATGGGGCCGCGAGCACTGGCGCCTACCCGACTGCGAGACACACGGCGAGCTGGTTCGAGAAGCCCGCACCGCGGCGCTGGTGATGGTGCTGTCCGACGTGCTGCCCGATGTGCCGGATGAAGGATTCGGTTTGCTTGTTCAGTAGCTAGCTGAGATAGCTGTGCTAGCAGCCGTGTTCGCGGAGGTAGTTGTCGAGTGCCTGGTCGGTGATGGAGGCGATGCTGATGGATCTGTCGCCGGTTTCGTAGCGGAGTTTGTCGACGGCCTTTCCGAGGCGGTTCTTGGTGGACGGCCGGATTCTGACGTTGTGTTGCTCGGTCAGTCGCTCGGCCACTCCCCCGGCCGGCGGTGGCGCGGCCGGGGCGGTGAGGACTGCGGGTCGGTCGGGGATGTCGTCGGCTGGGTGGCTGGTGGTGCGGGTGATGGCGGGTTTGCGTGTGGTGGTCATGCGGGTGCTCCGATGGTGATGCCGAGTTCGGTGAGGAGGTCGTCGTAGGCGACTTGCAGGCTGAGGGATCTTCCGCCCCGGTATTTGTGGATGGGCACTTCGGCGCTGTGGGCGTCTTGGCGGGCTCCGAGGTCGGGGATGACGGTGCGGGCCACGAGGTCGCCGTAGGCGTTGCGCAACTCGCGTTCGCGGTCGATGTGTTCGCCTTTGTTCTGACGCCGGGAAATGATGATCTTGGCCAGCTCCAGGCGGGGGTTGGGCCGGAGTTTGACCTTCTGGACCGTGG from Mycobacterium lentiflavum encodes:
- a CDS encoding toxin-antitoxin system, which codes for MARPHRVVYDIVKREAAERGIPMGQYVADVLARHVGHPELIRELDKEALPLAM